A window of the Natronomonas salina genome harbors these coding sequences:
- a CDS encoding S26 family signal peptidase, with the protein MSDPEDGAGRDGPSDDAADDDPFHYPVADPSENEPATTADSTDDEPATDDEPVADDPSREPVRRAENGFTGEPPGRDRPAESEQRGGLTGFLTADSGAAVYLRDVFTSVAAVLLVGALLFGVSGIWPPMVAVESGSMEPNMNVGDLVFVVDNERFVPDDAVAHEGETTGVVPADVAAEVNHKEFGEHGDVIVFMPDGSERQTPVIHRAMLFVEEGENWYDRADQGAVGSADDCDELDYCPAPHAGFITKGDNEQSNSNYDQVSGLSGPVHPDWVVGTAEVKIPYLGYVRLMFSNQMVAPMDSGPVTQPTAAAAGPGETTAGAAAAPGARNVRPVA; encoded by the coding sequence ATGAGCGACCCAGAGGACGGCGCCGGACGCGACGGCCCGTCCGACGACGCCGCGGACGACGACCCTTTCCACTATCCGGTCGCCGACCCGTCCGAAAATGAGCCTGCGACCACCGCTGATTCGACCGACGACGAACCCGCGACCGACGACGAACCAGTAGCCGACGACCCGTCCAGAGAGCCCGTCAGGCGCGCAGAGAACGGCTTCACCGGCGAACCCCCGGGGCGTGACCGCCCCGCCGAGTCCGAACAGCGTGGCGGGCTGACGGGCTTCCTGACGGCGGACAGCGGCGCCGCAGTGTACCTCCGGGACGTCTTCACGAGCGTGGCCGCCGTGCTCCTCGTCGGCGCCCTCCTCTTCGGCGTCAGCGGTATCTGGCCGCCGATGGTCGCCGTCGAGTCCGGGAGCATGGAGCCGAACATGAACGTCGGCGACCTCGTCTTCGTCGTCGACAACGAGCGGTTCGTCCCCGACGACGCCGTCGCCCACGAGGGCGAGACGACGGGCGTGGTCCCGGCGGACGTGGCGGCGGAGGTCAACCACAAGGAGTTCGGCGAGCACGGCGACGTCATCGTCTTCATGCCGGACGGCAGCGAGCGGCAGACGCCGGTCATCCACCGGGCGATGCTGTTCGTCGAGGAGGGCGAGAACTGGTACGACCGCGCCGACCAGGGCGCCGTCGGGTCCGCCGACGACTGCGACGAGCTCGATTACTGCCCGGCGCCCCACGCCGGCTTCATCACCAAGGGCGACAACGAGCAGTCGAACTCCAACTACGACCAGGTGAGCGGGCTCTCCGGGCCGGTCCACCCCGACTGGGTCGTCGGCACCGCCGAGGTGAAGATCCCCTACCTCGGCTACGTCCGGCTGATGTTCTCCAACCAGATGGTCGCCCCGATGGATTCGGGGCCGGTGACGCAGCCGACCGCCGCGGCGGCTGGACCGGGAGAAACGACCGCCGGAGCCGCGGCGGCACCCGGCGCGCGGAACGTCCGCCCGGTCGCCTGA
- a CDS encoding DUF7556 family protein: MAQETATPVTVSECEVMASIDSGSDGERLIIAELCSEEAYLSVSTDVTVDVDDWR; encoded by the coding sequence ATGGCACAGGAGACGGCCACCCCGGTCACGGTTTCCGAGTGCGAGGTCATGGCGTCCATCGACAGCGGCTCCGACGGCGAGCGGCTCATCATCGCGGAGCTCTGCAGCGAGGAGGCTTATCTCTCGGTGTCCACTGACGTCACGGTCGACGTCGACGACTGGCGCTGA
- a CDS encoding alpha/beta fold hydrolase: protein MDAPGVESRTVELDSADGRRRRTESDVQYLVAGEGPPVVLLHGIGLDSATVSWRHAVPALAEDHRVYAPDFPGHGESGRPRVRYTTDYFRDVLAAFLEELDLAGAPLVGISMGGGVALGYALEHDVDRLVLVDSYGLGRDAPWRPAASAMLRVPGAYSNWWRAIGSSRVAVRTHLQQLTAGHPRKDLVDDVYEAVQDGAVGRTVASWQRSEFRCGGLRTCYLDRLDEIGAPTLFVHGERDPLLPASWSERAAERTGAELALFEACGHWPTRECPERFNERVARFL from the coding sequence ATGGACGCACCCGGCGTCGAGTCGCGGACTGTCGAACTCGATTCGGCCGACGGCCGCCGCCGACGCACCGAGAGCGACGTGCAGTACCTTGTGGCGGGCGAGGGACCGCCAGTCGTTCTACTCCACGGGATCGGCCTCGACTCCGCAACGGTCTCCTGGCGGCACGCCGTCCCGGCGCTGGCGGAGGACCACCGCGTGTACGCGCCGGACTTCCCGGGCCACGGCGAGAGCGGCCGGCCGCGCGTTCGCTACACGACCGACTACTTCCGCGACGTGCTGGCGGCGTTCCTCGAGGAGCTGGACCTGGCGGGCGCGCCGCTCGTCGGCATCTCGATGGGCGGCGGCGTCGCCCTGGGGTACGCCCTGGAGCACGACGTCGACCGGCTGGTGCTCGTCGACAGCTACGGGCTCGGCCGCGACGCCCCGTGGCGGCCCGCGGCGAGCGCGATGCTCCGGGTTCCGGGCGCCTACAGCAACTGGTGGCGGGCCATCGGGTCCTCGCGGGTCGCGGTGCGGACGCACCTCCAGCAGCTCACCGCCGGGCATCCGAGGAAGGACCTCGTCGACGACGTCTACGAGGCGGTCCAGGACGGCGCGGTCGGCCGGACGGTGGCGAGCTGGCAACGCAGCGAGTTCCGCTGCGGCGGGCTCCGGACGTGCTACCTGGACCGCCTGGACGAGATCGGGGCGCCGACGCTGTTCGTCCACGGCGAGCGGGACCCGCTGCTGCCGGCGTCGTGGTCGGAGCGGGCGGCCGAGCGGACCGGCGCCGAGCTGGCGCTGTTCGAGGCGTGCGGCCACTGGCCGACCCGGGAGTGCCCGGAGCGGTTCAACGAGAGGGTCGCGAGATTCCTCTAG
- a CDS encoding MaoC family dehydratase — MFNSIMEANRAAFSAFGVPDADSGTKTAGSEASRLEDRLEPAEDLPEWTTEVDAEAELTVGDTVRFSKSLSEADVERFAAASGDTNPIHLDDDWAEETRFNGRIVHGVLAAGLISAALARLPGGIVYLSQDLEFRAPVRLGDRITAEVEVVEDLGGDRYRLRTTVEKDDELVIDGEAVVLIDDVPEN, encoded by the coding sequence ATGTTCAACAGCATCATGGAGGCCAACCGGGCGGCCTTCTCGGCGTTCGGCGTCCCCGACGCCGACTCCGGGACGAAGACCGCCGGGAGCGAGGCCTCCCGCCTGGAGGACCGCCTGGAACCCGCCGAGGACCTTCCGGAGTGGACCACCGAGGTCGACGCCGAGGCGGAACTCACCGTGGGCGATACGGTTCGGTTCAGCAAGTCGCTCTCGGAGGCGGACGTCGAGCGCTTCGCGGCCGCCTCGGGCGACACCAACCCGATCCACCTCGACGACGACTGGGCGGAGGAGACCCGGTTCAACGGCCGCATCGTCCACGGGGTGCTCGCGGCCGGCCTCATCAGCGCCGCCCTCGCCCGGCTGCCGGGCGGCATCGTCTACCTCTCACAGGACCTGGAGTTCCGCGCGCCCGTCCGCCTCGGCGACCGCATCACCGCGGAGGTCGAGGTCGTCGAGGACCTCGGCGGCGACCGCTACCGGCTCCGCACCACCGTCGAGAAGGACGACGAACTCGTCATCGACGGCGAGGCCGTCGTCCTCATCGACGACGTCCCCGAGAACTAG
- a CDS encoding AbrB/MazE/SpoVT family DNA-binding domain-containing protein — protein sequence MTDEDDSADGIMWPPNLLKTVQETSEQATKRQQEALQQLLMGNSPASETPDLGDMSEQIETMSQLATFKTRVQSGGRISIPDAEREALDIEEGDIVQTVVKPVKRNRDDD from the coding sequence ATGACCGACGAGGACGACAGCGCCGACGGGATAATGTGGCCACCGAACCTCCTGAAGACCGTCCAGGAGACCTCCGAGCAGGCGACGAAGCGACAGCAGGAGGCGCTCCAGCAGCTCCTGATGGGTAACTCACCGGCCTCCGAGACGCCGGACCTCGGCGACATGTCCGAACAGATCGAGACGATGAGCCAGCTGGCGACGTTCAAGACCCGCGTCCAGAGCGGCGGACGCATCTCCATCCCCGACGCCGAGCGGGAGGCCCTCGACATCGAGGAGGGCGACATCGTCCAGACGGTCGTCAAGCCAGTCAAACGCAACCGCGACGACGACTGA
- a CDS encoding poly(R)-hydroxyalkanoic acid synthase subunit PhaE: MSNANEEMMEQWNELAEDMNEAMAQSMEQNMEASAAFMESWADAMEQSIPDDEEFAESVEGYNDAYEVWMDAADQMFERSVAAAEGEDVAATEFRDIWLQSANEAFKEVMGTAAFAAANGQLVNAMMEMREQVDEMSEDTLQQLGMPTQSNVEEIGERLIELERRQHRVEEKLDQVLEALD; this comes from the coding sequence ATGAGCAACGCCAACGAGGAGATGATGGAGCAGTGGAACGAGCTCGCGGAGGACATGAACGAGGCGATGGCCCAGTCGATGGAGCAGAACATGGAGGCCAGCGCGGCCTTCATGGAATCGTGGGCCGACGCGATGGAGCAGTCCATCCCCGACGACGAGGAGTTCGCCGAGAGCGTCGAGGGGTACAACGACGCCTACGAGGTCTGGATGGACGCCGCCGACCAGATGTTCGAGCGGTCGGTCGCCGCCGCCGAGGGCGAGGACGTCGCCGCCACCGAGTTCCGCGACATCTGGCTGCAGAGCGCCAACGAGGCGTTCAAGGAGGTCATGGGCACCGCCGCCTTCGCCGCCGCCAACGGCCAGCTGGTCAACGCGATGATGGAGATGCGCGAGCAGGTCGACGAGATGAGCGAGGACACCCTCCAGCAGCTCGGCATGCCCACGCAGTCGAACGTCGAGGAGATCGGCGAGCGCCTGATCGAACTCGAGCGCCGCCAGCACCGCGTCGAGGAGAAGCTCGACCAGGTCCTCGAGGCCCTGGACTGA
- a CDS encoding PPC domain-containing DNA-binding protein, whose amino-acid sequence MDYQRVEGDREYVARLEHGRDWRGQIEAFADEEGIDAAFFLGLGAVQDATVYFYDQDEQEYYPVEFDEPFEVTTALGNVSHLEGERFAHTHVTLSREDGSMVGGHLDSATTFAGELYVREFDATLAREHDGVTDLDLWPL is encoded by the coding sequence ATGGATTACCAGCGCGTCGAGGGTGACCGCGAGTACGTCGCCCGACTGGAGCACGGTCGCGACTGGCGCGGCCAGATCGAGGCCTTCGCCGACGAGGAGGGCATCGACGCCGCCTTCTTCCTCGGCCTCGGCGCGGTGCAGGACGCGACCGTCTACTTCTACGACCAGGACGAACAGGAGTACTACCCCGTCGAGTTCGACGAACCCTTCGAGGTGACGACGGCGCTGGGGAACGTCTCGCATCTCGAGGGCGAGCGGTTCGCCCACACCCACGTCACGCTCTCCCGCGAGGACGGCTCGATGGTCGGCGGCCACCTCGACTCGGCGACCACCTTCGCCGGCGAACTGTACGTCCGGGAGTTCGACGCGACGCTGGCGCGCGAGCACGACGGCGTGACCGACCTCGACCTCTGGCCGCTGTAG
- the phaC gene encoding class III poly(R)-hydroxyalkanoic acid synthase subunit PhaC: MSANNPFSFAVNMQREMLDATVDAAQKNTVASEQAEKIEEVDVGQTPSEVVYTENKLELLHYESMTEEQHEVPILIVYALINKPFILDLQPDRSVVRRLLEAGHDVYLIDWNEPSTLDKHLKLDDYVNRYIDNCVDVVRERSGQDSINILGYCMGGTMTAMYTALHQEKVRTLGLMAAGLCFDNTGGVLEEWGDDEYYDPEDVVDAYGNMPAEMLDVGFALMDPIANYVSKYVRLYDNLENDDFVENFARMERWLDEGIDLAGDTYVQFLEDIYQQNKLHNNELYVGGEHIDVTSIEVPILQIMGEYDHLIPADSSKPFNDVVGSDDVETIEYPTGHIGLAVSGSSHRDVWPRVAEWYIEKSTDDPEHLAEVEEAVETATDQIGIEEIDVEIDDEAVADDVSDEEIEERGEADIQEEPAEPGEMNVDEEIVDDVVDEGDEQEPDVEDEAEAIEEAVAEEASEEMVEEDVDPAETEGSDLEELDGVGPTYADRLREGGIASLADLADADPETVAEAAQVGESRAADWIEQAQN, encoded by the coding sequence ATGAGCGCGAACAACCCCTTCTCCTTCGCGGTGAACATGCAGCGGGAGATGCTCGACGCGACGGTCGACGCCGCCCAGAAGAACACCGTCGCCAGCGAGCAGGCCGAGAAGATCGAGGAGGTCGACGTCGGGCAGACCCCCAGCGAGGTCGTCTACACGGAGAACAAGCTGGAGTTGCTCCACTACGAGTCGATGACCGAGGAGCAACACGAGGTGCCGATCCTCATCGTCTACGCCCTCATCAACAAGCCGTTCATCCTCGACCTCCAGCCCGACCGGTCCGTGGTCCGTCGGCTGCTCGAGGCCGGCCACGACGTCTACCTCATCGACTGGAACGAGCCCTCGACGCTCGACAAGCACCTCAAGCTCGACGACTACGTCAACCGCTACATCGACAACTGCGTCGACGTGGTCCGGGAGCGCTCCGGCCAGGACAGCATCAACATCCTGGGGTACTGCATGGGCGGGACGATGACCGCCATGTACACCGCCCTCCACCAGGAGAAAGTCCGGACGCTCGGGCTGATGGCCGCGGGGCTGTGCTTCGACAACACCGGCGGCGTCCTCGAGGAGTGGGGCGACGACGAGTACTACGACCCCGAGGACGTCGTCGACGCCTACGGCAACATGCCGGCGGAGATGCTCGACGTCGGGTTCGCGCTGATGGACCCCATCGCCAACTACGTCTCGAAGTACGTCCGCCTCTACGACAACCTGGAGAACGACGACTTCGTGGAGAACTTCGCCCGGATGGAGCGGTGGCTCGACGAGGGCATCGACCTCGCCGGCGACACCTACGTCCAGTTCCTCGAGGACATCTACCAGCAGAACAAGCTCCACAACAACGAGCTGTACGTCGGGGGCGAGCACATCGACGTCACCTCCATCGAGGTGCCCATCCTGCAGATCATGGGCGAGTACGACCACCTCATCCCCGCCGACTCCAGCAAGCCGTTCAACGACGTGGTCGGCAGCGACGACGTCGAAACCATCGAGTACCCGACCGGCCACATCGGACTGGCCGTCTCCGGCTCCAGCCACCGGGACGTCTGGCCGCGCGTGGCGGAGTGGTACATCGAGAAGTCCACCGACGACCCCGAACACCTAGCGGAGGTCGAGGAGGCCGTCGAGACGGCCACAGACCAGATCGGCATCGAGGAGATCGACGTCGAGATCGACGACGAGGCCGTCGCCGACGACGTCTCCGACGAGGAGATCGAGGAGCGCGGCGAGGCCGACATCCAGGAGGAGCCGGCCGAACCCGGCGAGATGAACGTCGACGAGGAGATCGTCGACGACGTCGTCGACGAGGGCGACGAGCAGGAACCCGACGTCGAGGACGAGGCTGAGGCCATCGAGGAGGCCGTCGCCGAGGAGGCCAGCGAGGAGATGGTCGAGGAGGACGTCGACCCCGCCGAGACCGAGGGCTCCGACCTCGAGGAACTCGACGGCGTCGGCCCGACCTACGCCGACCGCCTCCGCGAGGGCGGCATCGCGTCGCTTGCGGACCTCGCGGACGCCGACCCCGAGACCGTCGCCGAGGCCGCACAGGTCGGCGAGTCCCGCGCCGCCGACTGGATCGAACAGGCGCAGAACTAG
- the cgi121 gene encoding KEOPS complex subunit Cgi121: protein MELVEGTVTIGGERFPEVGRFVDALDAVGDEHGVTVQAFDARYVVSRQHLERAVELADRERARGDGIARDRGVEILLYAAGRRQIDRALEMGVAEGKTPAVILVDGADRTDGDPDEGAAADAVRAFVESGETLGDYDAERVGEFYGIGDRELSATTAGVESLVLERVALLVVER, encoded by the coding sequence ATGGAGCTGGTCGAGGGCACCGTCACCATCGGCGGCGAGCGGTTCCCCGAGGTCGGCAGGTTCGTCGACGCCCTCGATGCCGTCGGCGACGAGCACGGCGTGACTGTCCAGGCGTTCGACGCTCGCTACGTGGTCTCGCGGCAGCACCTCGAGCGGGCCGTCGAACTGGCGGACCGGGAGCGCGCCCGCGGCGACGGGATCGCCCGCGACCGCGGCGTCGAGATCCTGCTGTACGCGGCCGGCCGCCGCCAGATCGACCGGGCGCTGGAGATGGGCGTCGCCGAGGGGAAGACGCCGGCGGTGATCCTGGTCGACGGTGCCGACCGGACCGACGGCGACCCCGACGAAGGGGCGGCCGCCGACGCCGTCCGGGCGTTCGTCGAGTCGGGCGAGACGCTCGGCGACTACGACGCGGAGCGGGTCGGCGAGTTCTACGGCATCGGCGACCGGGAGCTGTCGGCGACGACCGCGGGGGTCGAATCGCTCGTCCTCGAGCGGGTGGCGCTGCTGGTCGTCGAGCGCTGA
- a CDS encoding DNA-directed DNA polymerase II small subunit, with the protein MPLEEPARLARELASHGYAADREAITLLAAAADPAQALVLAVEATPDDALKLTADDVREVLDGSPRARRDPISEDGGDTGTASADAGADPDAGGIESASAKGDVPDEAAAETAAVADSPAVQDPSVSTGEGGVDAKENVSASPVETEGSRAGAGGRDTDPSLRSVEIGNDMTGRSTGTGEYEDFVTTFRDRYQRLSRKLKGRVNHRNASALEASPGGGDAGMVGMVSDVRSTASGHWIIELEDTTGVFPCLVMKDKDIADLVDEILFDEVIAVDGTLSDDGGILFVDDLHFPDVPRTYEPSTADRHVQAALISDVHVGSQEFMVDAWQRFTSWLHTEAAENIEYLLIAGDMVEGVGIYPDQDEELDIVDIFDQYEQFSEHLKEVPGDMEIVMIPGNHDAVRLAEPQPGFDEEIREIMTAHDARIVSNPAMVDLEGVSVLMYHGVSLDEVIAEMPEDIASYDHPHKAMYQLLKKRHVAPQFGGHTRVAPEEKDYLVMDEVPDIFHTGHVHKLGWGKYRKVMAVNSGCWQAQTDFQKSVNIDPDAGFAPVVDLDTLEMTVHKFS; encoded by the coding sequence GTGCCACTCGAGGAGCCGGCGCGGCTCGCTCGCGAACTCGCCAGCCACGGCTACGCCGCCGACCGGGAGGCCATCACGCTGCTCGCCGCGGCGGCCGACCCCGCTCAGGCGCTCGTCCTGGCCGTCGAGGCGACGCCGGACGACGCGCTGAAGCTCACCGCCGACGACGTCCGCGAGGTCCTCGACGGGTCGCCGCGCGCCCGACGGGACCCGATCTCCGAGGACGGCGGCGATACCGGAACCGCCAGTGCAGACGCCGGAGCCGATCCCGACGCAGGTGGGATTGAATCGGCGTCTGCGAAAGGTGACGTCCCAGACGAAGCTGCGGCAGAGACCGCCGCTGTCGCCGACTCACCGGCCGTGCAAGACCCCTCCGTTTCGACTGGAGAGGGGGGCGTCGATGCGAAGGAGAACGTCTCGGCATCTCCAGTCGAAACGGAGGGGTCCCGGGCGGGGGCCGGGGGCCGCGACACCGACCCGTCACTGCGGTCCGTCGAGATCGGCAACGACATGACTGGTCGGTCGACCGGGACCGGCGAGTACGAGGACTTCGTCACGACGTTCCGGGACCGCTACCAGCGGCTCTCCCGGAAGCTCAAGGGCCGCGTGAACCACCGGAACGCCTCCGCCCTGGAGGCGAGTCCGGGCGGCGGCGACGCCGGGATGGTCGGGATGGTCTCGGACGTCCGCTCGACGGCCTCCGGCCACTGGATCATCGAACTGGAGGACACCACCGGCGTCTTCCCCTGCCTCGTGATGAAGGACAAGGACATCGCCGACCTCGTCGACGAGATCCTCTTCGACGAGGTGATCGCCGTCGACGGGACGCTCTCAGACGACGGCGGCATCCTGTTCGTCGACGACCTCCACTTCCCGGACGTCCCGCGGACCTACGAGCCCTCCACTGCCGACCGCCACGTCCAGGCCGCGCTCATCAGCGACGTCCACGTCGGCAGCCAGGAGTTCATGGTCGACGCCTGGCAGCGGTTCACCTCCTGGCTCCACACCGAGGCGGCCGAGAACATCGAGTACCTCCTCATCGCCGGCGACATGGTCGAGGGCGTCGGCATCTACCCCGACCAGGACGAGGAACTCGACATCGTCGACATCTTCGACCAGTACGAGCAGTTCTCGGAGCACCTCAAGGAGGTCCCCGGCGACATGGAGATCGTCATGATCCCGGGCAACCACGACGCCGTCCGGCTGGCCGAACCCCAGCCCGGCTTCGACGAGGAGATCCGCGAGATCATGACCGCCCACGACGCCCGCATCGTCAGCAACCCCGCGATGGTCGACCTCGAGGGCGTCTCCGTGCTGATGTACCACGGGGTCTCGCTGGACGAGGTCATCGCCGAGATGCCCGAAGATATCGCCAGCTACGACCACCCCCACAAGGCGATGTACCAGCTGCTGAAGAAGCGCCACGTCGCCCCGCAGTTCGGTGGCCACACGCGGGTCGCCCCCGAGGAGAAGGACTACCTCGTCATGGACGAGGTCCCGGACATCTTCCACACTGGCCACGTCCACAAGCTCGGCTGGGGGAAGTACCGCAAGGTGATGGCCGTCAACTCCGGCTGCTGGCAGGCCCAGACCGACTTCCAGAAGAGCGTCAACATCGACCCCGACGCCGGCTTCGCGCCCGTCGTGGACCTCGACACCCTGGAGATGACGGTCCACAAGTTCAGCTAA
- a CDS encoding DUF5789 family protein — protein sequence MNDEMGDPQESANERRHEQVEAVEEILDSVDPNLEEHSYPVSSEELSARYGSTDAELPNETESLGSVFDRLDDQEYDSPMAVKEEVLRAASDASPEPPNAGDGRAVESDHGGTPQEVIDDLETEEVAEATRQDAPNDAGGAGDVGTPADAAAGPEADAAEPGDAMTPDSTEPDEFAPQESIEDRDREGDRRASAERSSDRGDPWEAAEDEPGDPAEPTAEPSEEELDPELRESEVPDARDEADASEPSSRARREGEDGEPLEGTAEEDLEEGEAASSQVPDAREEDADVTREGNVPDSDDGDE from the coding sequence GTGAACGACGAAATGGGAGACCCACAGGAGTCCGCCAACGAGCGTCGTCACGAACAGGTCGAAGCGGTCGAGGAGATCCTCGACAGCGTCGATCCGAACCTCGAGGAGCACTCCTACCCCGTGTCCTCCGAGGAGCTGTCGGCGCGCTACGGGTCGACCGACGCCGAACTCCCGAACGAGACGGAGTCGCTGGGCTCGGTGTTCGACCGCCTCGACGACCAGGAGTACGACTCGCCGATGGCGGTCAAGGAGGAGGTCCTTCGAGCGGCCTCCGACGCGTCCCCGGAGCCGCCGAACGCCGGCGACGGCCGGGCCGTCGAGTCCGACCACGGGGGGACCCCACAGGAGGTGATCGACGACCTGGAGACCGAGGAGGTCGCCGAGGCCACCAGGCAGGACGCGCCCAACGACGCCGGCGGCGCCGGCGACGTGGGGACGCCAGCCGACGCGGCCGCCGGCCCCGAGGCCGACGCCGCCGAGCCGGGCGACGCGATGACGCCGGACTCGACGGAGCCCGACGAGTTCGCTCCCCAGGAGAGCATCGAAGACCGGGACCGGGAGGGCGACCGCCGGGCCAGCGCGGAACGGTCGAGCGACCGCGGCGACCCGTGGGAGGCCGCCGAGGACGAGCCCGGCGACCCCGCAGAGCCGACCGCGGAGCCGTCGGAGGAGGAACTCGACCCCGAACTCCGCGAAAGCGAGGTGCCCGACGCGCGCGACGAGGCCGACGCGTCGGAGCCGTCCTCGCGGGCGCGCCGCGAGGGCGAGGACGGCGAACCCCTCGAGGGGACCGCCGAGGAGGACCTCGAGGAGGGCGAAGCCGCGAGTAGCCAGGTGCCGGACGCCCGAGAGGAGGACGCCGACGTGACCCGGGAGGGGAACGTCCCCGACTCGGACGACGGCGACGAGTAA